In Streptomyces sp. NBC_01707, a genomic segment contains:
- a CDS encoding zinc-binding dehydrogenase yields the protein MSSTHSRSVTVERPGEHRLTSGPVPEPGPGEVRVRVAAAGICMSDREVYDGHRDPAYVRYPVVPGHEWSGVVDALGAGVDPALLGRRTVAEGFRSCGRCERCRSGETSLCTAGYDETGFTRPGAFADHVVVPARLLHPLADDADLRAAALLEPAAVVAAAVRAGAPEPGERIAVVGSGTLGLLAVQLLSAMSPGELTVIDPRGERVGQALAFGASEARTPKEATEVHGRYDLVVETAGAPSTAADACLLARRGGRVVLTGMFAPGATGIDPVHLSLSQLTVRSVFGAPSAAWSYAVRAFTAGLLDPAALITHEFPLERFADAVALVGGGGPGTGKVLLRP from the coding sequence GTGAGCAGCACCCACTCACGGTCGGTCACGGTCGAGCGGCCCGGCGAGCACCGGCTGACCAGCGGGCCCGTTCCCGAGCCCGGTCCCGGTGAGGTCCGGGTGCGGGTCGCCGCGGCAGGGATCTGCATGAGTGACCGCGAGGTGTACGACGGCCATCGCGACCCGGCCTACGTCCGCTACCCGGTGGTGCCCGGCCACGAGTGGTCCGGGGTGGTCGACGCCCTGGGTGCGGGCGTCGACCCGGCGTTGCTCGGCCGCCGGACGGTCGCAGAGGGCTTCCGGTCCTGCGGCAGATGCGAACGGTGCCGGAGCGGGGAGACGTCGCTGTGCACGGCCGGGTACGACGAGACGGGGTTCACCCGGCCGGGGGCGTTCGCCGACCATGTCGTGGTCCCGGCGAGACTGTTGCACCCGCTGGCCGACGACGCGGATCTGCGGGCCGCCGCCCTGCTGGAACCGGCCGCGGTGGTCGCTGCGGCCGTACGGGCCGGGGCACCCGAACCGGGTGAGCGCATCGCCGTCGTGGGCTCGGGGACGCTCGGGCTGCTCGCCGTGCAGCTGCTCTCCGCCATGTCGCCCGGGGAGCTGACGGTGATCGACCCGCGGGGCGAACGGGTGGGCCAGGCCCTGGCGTTCGGGGCGAGCGAAGCCCGCACCCCGAAAGAGGCCACCGAGGTGCACGGCCGCTACGACCTGGTCGTGGAGACGGCGGGCGCGCCGTCCACGGCCGCCGACGCCTGCCTGCTGGCGCGGCGCGGCGGCCGGGTGGTGCTCACGGGGATGTTCGCGCCGGGTGCCACCGGTATCGATCCGGTGCATCTGTCGCTGAGCCAGCTCACCGTGCGCAGTGTGTTCGGGGCGCCATCGGCGGCCTGGTCCTATGCGGTGCGGGCGTTCACGGCCGGCCTGCTCGATCCGGCGGCGCTGATCACGCATGAGTTCCCGCTGGAGCGGTTCGCCGATGCCGTGGCACTGGTCGGCGGCGGCGGTCCCGGGACGGGCAAGGTGCTGCTGCGCCCGTAG
- a CDS encoding SMP-30/gluconolactonase/LRE family protein, with protein sequence MRLDVAVRERAELGEGPTWDPATGRLIWVDILSARVHTYNPVSGHRTVMATEQHVGAAKPRAGGGLVVNLRDGIGLYDPDGAFRWLVHDPEPGRRGNDAAVAPDGALWAGTMRYNEAETGGSLARIAPDGTVTPVLPVVACSNGIGWSPDGRLMYYIDTPTRRIDVFDYDGRRALNRRPFATVEEGAGFPDGLTVDADGCVWVALWDGGALRRYTAGGALDRTVALPVRRPTACAFGGTDLRDLYISTARTGLAAPHPLSGSLLVLPGAGQGMPGTAFAG encoded by the coding sequence ATGCGCCTCGACGTGGCGGTGCGGGAGCGGGCCGAGCTCGGTGAGGGCCCGACCTGGGACCCGGCGACCGGTCGGCTGATCTGGGTCGACATCCTCTCCGCCCGAGTCCACACGTACAACCCGGTGAGCGGCCACCGCACGGTCATGGCCACCGAGCAGCATGTCGGAGCGGCGAAGCCGCGTGCGGGTGGCGGGCTGGTCGTCAATCTGCGCGACGGCATCGGACTCTACGACCCCGACGGCGCCTTCCGCTGGCTGGTGCACGACCCCGAGCCCGGTCGGCGTGGCAACGATGCGGCCGTGGCGCCCGACGGGGCGCTGTGGGCGGGCACCATGCGCTACAACGAGGCGGAGACCGGCGGCAGCCTGGCCCGCATCGCGCCCGACGGCACGGTAACTCCGGTGCTGCCCGTGGTGGCCTGCAGCAATGGCATCGGGTGGAGCCCGGACGGGCGGCTCATGTACTACATCGACACCCCGACGCGGCGCATCGACGTCTTCGACTACGACGGCCGGCGCGCCCTGAACCGGCGGCCGTTCGCGACGGTCGAGGAGGGTGCGGGCTTCCCCGACGGGCTGACGGTCGACGCCGACGGATGCGTATGGGTCGCCCTGTGGGACGGAGGGGCGCTGCGTCGCTACACGGCCGGTGGCGCGCTGGACCGGACCGTCGCACTGCCGGTGCGGCGCCCGACGGCCTGTGCCTTCGGCGGTACGGACCTGCGCGACCTCTACATATCCACGGCCCGGACAGGGCTCGCCGCCCCGCACCCGCTGTCCGGTTCGCTGTTGGTGCTGCCGGGCGCGGGGCAAGGGATGCCGGGGACAGCCTTCGCGGGCTGA